One Candidatus Kinetoplastibacterium oncopeltii TCC290E genomic region harbors:
- the xseA gene encoding exodeoxyribonuclease VII large subunit, producing the protein MENYSNNDISDVYTVSELNRKVSLLIEKEISFIWVKGEISNFIIANSGHWYFTLKDSKSSVRVVMFKGRTNSIKQIPKDGDEVEVYSNASLYLPKGDYQLQSLLVRRSGIGGLYEKFLALKNKLYEDGVFNQANRTPKTIPLSVGIITSLRSAALRDVISSLKRRAPYIKIIIYNTPVQGVDAANKILEQIIIANNRLEVDTLLLVRGGGNLEDLCCFNDESLARAISNSSIPIISGIGHETDFTIADFASDLRATTPTAAAELSCPNILDLIDKIQFFWKHINRSQRHILDNYFQFLDNTSKKFLSHLINIRNNLERINISKKLLISCIKNKLASNKSRFSLISNSLHFHTPNISIRLRRFLLLVDRLKRIYIENLVTKKTLLQARIASLSALNPENILSRGYSVVRDDDGNVVKNYDHVSDRQKLKIQVSDGFIEAIVYGSKIK; encoded by the coding sequence ATGGAAAATTATAGCAATAACGATATAAGTGATGTTTATACTGTTTCAGAGTTGAATAGAAAAGTCAGTTTATTAATTGAAAAAGAAATTTCTTTTATATGGGTTAAAGGGGAGATTTCTAATTTTATAATTGCTAACTCTGGTCATTGGTATTTTACTCTAAAAGATAGTAAATCTTCAGTAAGAGTTGTTATGTTCAAGGGCAGAACAAATTCAATAAAACAGATACCAAAAGACGGTGATGAAGTAGAAGTTTATTCAAATGCTTCTTTATATTTGCCGAAAGGGGATTACCAATTACAATCTCTTTTAGTAAGAAGATCAGGGATTGGTGGATTATATGAAAAATTTTTGGCTTTAAAAAATAAATTATACGAGGACGGAGTATTTAATCAAGCTAATCGTACACCGAAAACAATACCACTATCGGTTGGTATTATAACATCTCTGCGTTCAGCTGCTCTCAGAGATGTTATATCTTCATTAAAAAGAAGAGCTCCTTATATTAAAATTATCATATATAATACTCCCGTTCAAGGAGTTGATGCGGCAAATAAGATATTAGAGCAAATTATTATTGCAAATAATAGATTAGAAGTTGATACACTTTTACTAGTTCGTGGAGGTGGCAATTTGGAAGATCTATGTTGTTTTAATGATGAGTCTTTAGCTCGAGCTATATCTAATAGTTCTATTCCTATAATAAGCGGAATAGGTCATGAAACTGACTTTACTATAGCTGATTTCGCTTCAGACTTAAGAGCTACTACGCCTACAGCTGCTGCTGAACTTTCTTGTCCTAATATTCTTGATTTGATAGATAAGATTCAGTTTTTTTGGAAACATATAAATAGATCCCAAAGACATATTTTAGATAACTACTTCCAATTTTTAGACAATACATCTAAAAAATTTTTATCACATTTAATAAACATTAGAAATAATTTAGAGCGAATTAATATTTCGAAAAAATTATTAATCTCTTGCATTAAAAATAAGCTAGCTTCTAATAAATCAAGATTTAGTTTGATTTCGAATAGTTTGCATTTTCATACACCAAATATTAGTATAAGGTTGAGGAGATTTTTGTTATTGGTAGATAGACTTAAAAGAATTTATATTGAGAATCTTGTTACAAAAAAGACTTTGCTTCAAGCTAGAATAGCTAGTCTTAGTGCTTTAAATCCTGAAAATATTTTATCTAGAGGTTATTCTGTTGTTCGTGATGATGATGGTAATGTAGTTAAAAATTATGATCATGTATCAGATAGACAGAAATTAAAGATTCAAGTATCCGATGGTTTTATAGAGGCCATAGTATATGGCAGTAAAATTAAATAA
- a CDS encoding superoxide dismutase translates to MIYTLPTLPYDVNSLSPYISKETIEFHYGKHHKTYVDNLNNLIVNNNELKGSTLEEIIKKSTGAIFNNAAQVWNHNFYWNSLTPVLNQHPSQLLLKSIESKWGNFENFKEDFIKSALSNFGSGWTWFVKKTDGALDIINTSNANCPIITEDKALLTCDIWEHAYYIDYRNARAKYLDNFWKVINWKFVDSNFAD, encoded by the coding sequence ATGATTTATACTCTTCCCACTTTGCCATATGATGTGAATTCATTGTCGCCTTATATTTCTAAAGAAACTATAGAGTTTCACTATGGAAAGCATCACAAGACTTACGTTGATAATTTAAATAATCTTATTGTTAACAACAATGAGCTAAAAGGATCCACCTTAGAAGAAATTATTAAGAAATCTACTGGTGCTATATTTAATAATGCTGCACAAGTATGGAATCATAATTTTTATTGGAATAGCCTTACACCTGTTTTAAATCAACATCCGTCTCAATTACTATTAAAATCGATAGAATCAAAGTGGGGTAATTTTGAGAATTTTAAAGAAGATTTTATTAAGTCAGCATTAAGTAATTTTGGATCTGGATGGACTTGGTTTGTTAAAAAAACAGATGGTGCTTTAGATATCATTAATACAAGCAATGCAAACTGTCCTATTATTACTGAAGATAAGGCCTTGTTAACTTGTGATATATGGGAGCATGCTTACTATATAGATTATCGCAATGCGCGTGCTAAATACTTGGATAATTTTTGGAAAGTAATAAATTGGAAATTTGTCGATTCAAATTTTGCTGACTAG
- a CDS encoding cold-shock protein, with translation MSSTNDTFNTDRNQAKSIGTVKWFNDAKGFGFITPDNGGEEIFAHFSSIEMDGFKTLKEGQKVSYETVQGPKGKQALNITSA, from the coding sequence ATGTCCAGTACAAACGACACATTTAATACCGATCGTAACCAAGCCAAATCAATAGGAACAGTAAAATGGTTCAATGATGCTAAAGGTTTTGGTTTTATTACTCCAGATAATGGTGGAGAAGAGATATTTGCTCACTTTTCATCAATTGAAATGGATGGTTTTAAAACATTAAAAGAAGGTCAGAAGGTATCTTACGAAACTGTTCAAGGACCTAAAGGAAAACAAGCACTTAATATTACATCTGCTTAA
- a CDS encoding accessory factor UbiK family protein gives MKFFQFVLGFNVMKKNKWFEELQENIGNSIVSGASSLKRDIENGVNLLVNNAVSKLDLVTNEELDSQVEVLELIREELSKLNQLVTNLELRVEELENNK, from the coding sequence ATGAAATTTTTTCAATTTGTCTTAGGATTCAATGTTATGAAAAAGAATAAATGGTTTGAGGAACTGCAAGAGAATATAGGAAATAGTATTGTTAGCGGCGCTTCCAGCTTAAAGAGAGATATAGAAAACGGGGTTAATCTTTTAGTGAATAATGCTGTGTCTAAATTAGATTTAGTTACTAATGAAGAATTAGACTCACAAGTAGAAGTATTAGAACTTATAAGAGAAGAATTATCTAAATTAAATCAATTGGTTACTAATTTGGAATTACGAGTAGAAGAACTGGAAAATAACAAATAG
- the rpmI gene encoding 50S ribosomal protein L35, with product MPKMKTKRGAAKRFQFRSSGSIKRAQAFKRHILTKKNTKVKRQLRGSAVVHNSDVALVRAMMPYA from the coding sequence ATGCCTAAAATGAAAACTAAAAGAGGCGCTGCAAAACGTTTTCAGTTTCGTAGTAGCGGTTCCATAAAGCGGGCACAAGCTTTTAAGCGCCATATTCTTACAAAGAAAAATACTAAAGTGAAGCGTCAATTACGTGGATCTGCAGTGGTTCATAATTCAGATGTGGCCCTAGTTAGAGCCATGATGCCCTACGCTTAA
- the rplT gene encoding 50S ribosomal protein L20 gives MPRVKRGVTAHARHKKVINAAKGYLGRRGNVFRVAKQAVMRAGQYAYRDRRNKKRTFRSLWITRINAAVREHDLNYSTFMAGLKRIMVEIDRKVLSDMAVNDKNGFSFLVQKVKDIL, from the coding sequence ATGCCTCGCGTAAAACGTGGTGTTACCGCACACGCTCGTCATAAAAAAGTAATCAATGCAGCCAAGGGTTACCTAGGTCGCCGTGGTAATGTTTTTAGAGTTGCTAAACAGGCTGTTATGCGTGCTGGTCAATACGCATATCGTGATCGTAGAAATAAAAAACGTACTTTCCGTTCATTGTGGATTACTCGCATAAATGCAGCAGTCAGAGAGCATGATCTAAACTATAGTACATTCATGGCTGGTTTAAAAAGAATTATGGTAGAAATTGATCGTAAAGTTTTATCAGATATGGCTGTGAATGATAAAAATGGGTTTTCTTTCTTAGTTCAGAAGGTAAAAGATATTTTATAA
- the pheS gene encoding phenylalanine--tRNA ligase subunit alpha: protein MNLSLDNIIRQAENAFESAKDSGSLEKAKAHFLGKNGVFASLFKEIGTVSLENRKDYGSIINSAKKKVEFLLFQYRERLLNKELELRFSSEAIDVTLPGRGISTGSIHPIMRSWERIEQIFHSIGFDIVDGPELENDWNNFTALNSPIGHPARSMQDTFYIDIKDKNNLQLLLRTHTSPMQVRYSSINKPPIKIISPGKTYRVDSDSTHSPMFHQVEGLWIDRNVSFSDLKGVYTSFLKCFFEDDDLKIRFRPSFFPFTEPSAEIDMMFTTGANRGKWLEISGSGQVHPNVIRNFGLDPEDYIGFAFGSGLERLTMLRYGINDLRCFYENDLRFLRQIRY from the coding sequence ATGAATTTATCACTAGATAATATTATTAGACAGGCTGAGAATGCATTTGAATCGGCTAAAGATTCCGGTAGCCTTGAAAAGGCCAAAGCTCATTTTTTAGGTAAAAATGGTGTTTTTGCTTCTTTGTTCAAGGAAATTGGCACTGTAAGCTTAGAAAATAGAAAAGATTATGGTTCTATTATAAATTCAGCTAAGAAAAAGGTAGAGTTTTTACTATTTCAATATAGGGAAAGATTACTGAATAAAGAATTAGAGCTTCGTTTTTCTTCTGAAGCTATTGATGTAACATTGCCCGGTAGAGGTATAAGTACTGGGTCTATACACCCCATAATGCGTAGTTGGGAAAGAATTGAGCAAATATTTCATTCTATAGGATTTGACATTGTTGATGGTCCAGAGCTAGAAAATGACTGGAATAATTTCACAGCATTAAATAGTCCTATAGGACATCCTGCTCGTTCAATGCAAGACACTTTCTATATAGATATAAAAGATAAAAATAATTTGCAGCTTCTATTGCGAACTCATACAAGTCCTATGCAGGTTAGATATTCCAGTATCAATAAACCTCCGATTAAGATTATATCACCCGGTAAAACTTATAGAGTAGACAGCGACTCTACGCATTCGCCTATGTTTCATCAAGTAGAAGGATTATGGATAGATAGAAATGTATCGTTTTCTGATCTTAAGGGAGTTTATACTAGTTTTTTAAAATGTTTTTTTGAAGATGATGATTTAAAAATCAGATTTCGTCCATCATTCTTTCCGTTTACTGAGCCATCAGCAGAAATAGATATGATGTTTACTACTGGCGCAAATCGTGGAAAATGGTTAGAGATATCAGGTTCTGGACAGGTTCATCCAAATGTAATTCGTAATTTTGGTTTAGACCCTGAAGACTATATAGGTTTTGCGTTTGGTTCTGGCTTAGAACGTTTAACAATGTTGCGCTACGGAATTAACGATTTACGCTGTTTTTACGAGAATGATCTACGTTTTTTACGTCAAATTAGATATTAA
- the pheT gene encoding phenylalanine--tRNA ligase subunit beta codes for MQFPESWLRSIVNPDITSNDLAEKLTMAGLEVEYISYSASTFSNKVISVKILELIVLSEGNDDCYICTVDSGSSHGICYAICHISSVRSGMILPMFCIDPDSSIFNKYKSLSLGITFNGVICSSEEVGILDSAKNLPILNESFIPGMDLNDLLNIDNIFTIKLTPNRADCLSIVGLAREVSAITDTKINLPEYKSVSESINDFLPVNISSNGLCGHYSGRIIRNVNANVLTPTWIKSRLENSGQKSISVLVDISNYLMLEFGIPSHIYDLDSIKGSLNVRWSNNRESISLIDGKNIILDEKIGVVSDNNGPICLAGIMGSKKTSVCIETKNIFLESAFWFPNAILGKSRLYKINSESAYRFERGVDYSKTLDFINILTSLIVEICGGIVGPVSNVIKEIPNKNPIKMRLSRCRKVLGIDISSEDVNCIFTKLGFHFKEFNEIFTVDSPTYRFDISIEEDLIEEVARMYGYENIPISPPLTNIKMLPVSEEKLNRHYFSHLMVDRGYQEVINYSFVDAEWERVYCNNLDPIKILNPISSHLSVMRSSLIAGIVNNIIHNANRQLTRARVFEMGRVFIKDESVVDNHEDISGIRQSFFLSGAAWGSVVEDQWGLKKRLVDFYDVKSDIESLFGNTYLDIKFKKCFHNALHPGRSASLVLNDNKVVGWIGEINPKITSDSGLLTPPIVFEIDLKYLMERNLPCFKQYSKQPIVTRDLSIWLDFDIEFQSIKDAINLLIKSDDNISIVKDFIVFDIWNDINNSIKKQKSITMRFYMQDVFTLDEARISLCMSLILNELIKVFNVSQRV; via the coding sequence ATGCAATTTCCAGAATCTTGGCTAAGATCTATAGTTAATCCTGATATTACAAGTAACGATCTAGCTGAAAAACTAACAATGGCTGGTCTAGAGGTAGAATACATATCTTATTCTGCAAGCACTTTCTCTAACAAAGTTATATCAGTTAAAATATTAGAACTGATAGTTTTGTCAGAAGGTAATGATGATTGCTATATATGTACAGTAGATAGTGGTTCTTCGCATGGCATTTGCTATGCTATATGTCATATTTCTTCCGTTAGATCTGGAATGATTCTTCCTATGTTCTGCATAGATCCAGATTCTTCTATATTTAATAAATATAAATCTTTATCGCTGGGTATAACCTTCAATGGTGTTATATGTTCCTCTGAGGAAGTAGGAATTTTAGATAGTGCTAAAAATCTACCAATATTGAATGAAAGTTTTATTCCTGGTATGGATTTAAATGACCTACTAAATATTGATAATATATTTACAATAAAATTAACACCTAATAGAGCTGATTGCTTGTCTATTGTCGGTTTAGCTAGAGAGGTCTCAGCCATAACTGACACCAAAATCAACTTACCTGAGTATAAATCCGTATCTGAATCTATAAATGATTTTTTACCGGTAAATATATCTTCTAATGGATTGTGTGGGCACTATTCTGGTAGAATCATACGTAATGTGAATGCAAACGTACTCACTCCTACTTGGATAAAGTCTAGATTAGAGAATTCTGGACAAAAAAGTATTTCAGTATTAGTAGATATATCTAATTACTTGATGTTGGAGTTTGGGATACCTTCTCATATCTATGATTTAGATTCCATAAAAGGTAGTTTGAATGTTCGTTGGTCTAATAATAGAGAAAGTATAAGCCTAATAGATGGCAAGAATATAATTCTTGATGAAAAAATAGGTGTTGTAAGTGACAACAATGGACCTATTTGTTTAGCTGGTATTATGGGTAGTAAAAAAACATCTGTTTGTATAGAAACTAAAAATATCTTTTTGGAATCTGCTTTTTGGTTTCCTAATGCTATTTTAGGAAAATCTAGATTATATAAAATAAACTCTGAATCAGCATATAGATTTGAACGTGGTGTCGATTATTCTAAAACACTAGATTTTATTAATATTTTAACTAGTTTAATAGTAGAGATTTGCGGAGGTATTGTCGGTCCTGTTTCCAACGTGATTAAAGAAATTCCTAATAAAAATCCTATAAAAATGAGGTTATCTCGTTGCAGGAAGGTACTAGGTATAGATATAAGCAGTGAGGATGTTAATTGTATATTTACAAAATTAGGTTTTCATTTCAAAGAATTTAATGAGATTTTTACTGTTGATTCTCCAACATACAGATTTGATATATCTATAGAAGAAGATTTGATTGAAGAAGTGGCAAGAATGTATGGTTATGAAAATATACCAATTTCTCCACCACTGACCAATATTAAAATGCTACCGGTCTCTGAAGAAAAATTAAATAGACATTATTTCAGTCATTTAATGGTTGATAGAGGATATCAGGAAGTTATAAATTATAGTTTTGTTGATGCTGAATGGGAGCGCGTATACTGCAATAATCTAGACCCAATAAAAATACTCAATCCTATCTCTAGCCACTTGTCTGTTATGAGATCTAGTCTTATTGCAGGTATAGTTAATAATATAATACATAATGCAAATAGACAATTGACTCGTGCTAGAGTCTTTGAGATGGGTAGAGTTTTTATTAAGGACGAATCTGTTGTTGATAATCATGAGGATATAAGTGGTATTCGCCAGTCATTTTTTCTATCTGGTGCTGCTTGGGGTTCTGTTGTTGAAGATCAGTGGGGATTGAAGAAAAGATTAGTTGATTTCTATGATGTTAAATCTGATATTGAGTCTTTGTTTGGAAATACTTATTTAGATATAAAGTTTAAAAAGTGTTTTCATAATGCATTACATCCTGGTCGTAGTGCTAGTTTAGTTTTAAATGACAATAAAGTTGTTGGATGGATTGGAGAAATAAATCCCAAAATAACTTCTGATTCTGGATTATTAACTCCTCCAATTGTTTTTGAGATTGATTTAAAATACTTAATGGAAAGAAATTTGCCTTGTTTCAAACAATACTCAAAGCAACCAATAGTAACAAGAGACTTATCAATATGGTTGGATTTTGATATTGAGTTTCAATCAATTAAAGATGCAATTAATTTATTAATAAAATCTGATGATAATATCTCAATAGTTAAAGATTTTATAGTTTTTGATATATGGAATGATATTAATAATTCTATCAAAAAACAAAAAAGTATTACCATGCGTTTCTATATGCAAGATGTATTTACTTTAGATGAGGCGAGAATTTCTTTGTGTATGAGTCTTATATTGAATGAGCTTATCAAAGTTTTTAATGTCAGTCAGCGTGTATAA
- a CDS encoding integration host factor subunit alpha — MSVSVYNFIKLLEAIVSEFNTLTKAKLANLLFERTGLTKRDSKFIIESFFQEVVKFLSDGYNVKLSGFGNFHLLDKNKRPGRNPRTGISFDISARRVVSFHASNKLKRNINNKNTF, encoded by the coding sequence ATGTCAGTCAGCGTGTATAATTTCATTAAGTTATTGGAGGCTATAGTGTCAGAATTTAACACTCTAACCAAAGCTAAATTAGCTAATTTATTATTTGAGAGGACTGGATTAACCAAGCGTGATTCTAAATTTATCATAGAATCTTTTTTTCAGGAAGTAGTAAAATTTTTGTCTGATGGATATAATGTTAAACTATCAGGTTTTGGTAATTTTCACTTATTAGATAAAAATAAAAGACCTGGAAGAAATCCAAGAACAGGCATATCATTTGATATTTCTGCTCGCAGAGTTGTATCCTTCCATGCTAGTAACAAGCTAAAGAGAAATATAAATAACAAAAACACGTTTTAG
- a CDS encoding MerR family transcriptional regulator has product MSGNLPSIPSKPYFTVKEVLDLCEIKQHVLRYWDSEFMQSELINKRINRRFYSRNELFLIKRIKDLLYNKGFTIHRVKNMLSKVKDCSYYNLNYAVSLTGSELNILNTEIEKSIALLEDAIIDSE; this is encoded by the coding sequence ATGTCAGGAAATTTACCATCCATTCCTTCGAAACCCTATTTTACAGTAAAAGAAGTCTTAGATTTATGTGAAATCAAACAACATGTACTAAGATATTGGGATAGCGAGTTTATGCAGTCTGAGTTAATAAATAAAAGAATTAATCGTAGATTCTATAGTCGAAATGAATTGTTTTTGATAAAGCGTATAAAGGATTTGCTTTATAATAAAGGATTTACTATTCATAGAGTAAAGAATATGTTATCTAAAGTTAAAGACTGTTCTTACTATAATTTAAATTATGCTGTAAGCTTAACTGGTTCTGAATTAAATATATTAAATACAGAAATAGAGAAATCTATTGCTTTATTAGAAGATGCAATTATAGATTCTGAATAA
- the folD gene encoding bifunctional methylenetetrahydrofolate dehydrogenase/methenyltetrahydrofolate cyclohydrolase FolD: METKIIDGLALSKQIYDDLEKRIKKLKNIGITPGLAVILVGESSASQIYVRNKVKACEKIGIISRQENYQDNISESELLKHIYRLNKDNKINGILIQLPLPKHIDTHKVIEAIDHNKDVDGFNVLNAGLLMTGNPLFCPCTPYGIMKIINNENINIRGANAVIVGASNIVGKPIAMLLLQAGATVTICNSKTKDLESHTRKADILIVAVGKPKMINGSMIKPGSILIDVGINRSSENKICGDIDFTSVKSIAGSITPVPGGVGPMTIAMLLTNTVESAERLIKD; the protein is encoded by the coding sequence ATGGAAACTAAAATTATAGACGGTCTTGCATTATCAAAACAAATATACGATGATCTAGAAAAAAGAATAAAAAAATTAAAAAATATTGGAATAACTCCTGGTTTAGCTGTAATCCTTGTTGGTGAAAGCAGTGCCTCACAAATCTATGTTAGAAATAAAGTTAAGGCGTGCGAAAAAATTGGAATAATATCCAGGCAAGAAAATTACCAAGATAATATATCAGAGAGTGAATTACTAAAACATATTTATAGACTAAATAAAGATAATAAAATAAATGGAATTCTTATCCAACTGCCATTGCCTAAACATATTGATACACACAAGGTAATAGAAGCAATAGATCATAATAAAGATGTAGATGGATTTAATGTTTTAAACGCAGGATTATTAATGACTGGAAATCCATTATTTTGTCCTTGTACTCCATATGGAATAATGAAAATCATAAATAATGAAAATATTAATATACGCGGAGCAAATGCAGTTATCGTTGGAGCAAGCAATATAGTAGGAAAACCTATAGCAATGCTCCTACTTCAAGCAGGAGCAACAGTTACAATATGTAATTCAAAAACAAAAGATCTTGAATCACATACCAGAAAGGCAGATATACTTATAGTTGCAGTTGGAAAACCGAAAATGATAAACGGATCTATGATCAAACCAGGATCTATATTAATAGATGTTGGTATTAATCGAAGTTCAGAAAATAAAATATGTGGAGATATAGATTTTACATCTGTCAAAAGTATTGCCGGCTCCATAACTCCGGTTCCAGGAGGAGTTGGCCCGATGACGATAGCAATGCTTTTAACAAATACGGTTGAGTCTGCAGAAAGATTAATTAAAGATTAG